The Geobacter sp. AOG2 genome includes a window with the following:
- a CDS encoding HD-GYP domain-containing protein produces MGSENFIIQESIRSLLSATANAALYSMGHPQVARLAEAAYKGIGAALAVSRQISLTVIESELIINGEPPSNSLSLNRFAEVLTSRGIGYVKFMEGLDREEVIALIAGLAIQESEKATLGPSEHIRLGRVELREESGNEYSVDSPISSGDGAPHPRRMSLREMPAEELVRFTEIYEALKRKQKMKVAGISDIVSGFIAALQQEGESRLVGATMHSDEEYAFTHSANVCILNLAQAASLGIEGQMLHDIGIAAMLHDIGKLFIPEEILIKKSKLTPREFDLMKEHPVRGARHLLEIPGVPRLAVVTAYEHHMKYDLSGYPRAPEGWRLNLCSQITMISDFFDAMRTPRPYRKPMDLRIIVKRILDSSGSDFHPLLARNFLNILKRMVDARRSR; encoded by the coding sequence ATGGGCAGTGAAAACTTCATCATACAGGAATCCATCCGGTCGTTGCTCTCGGCAACGGCAAATGCCGCACTTTACTCCATGGGGCACCCCCAGGTGGCCCGCCTGGCCGAGGCGGCCTATAAAGGTATCGGCGCCGCTCTCGCCGTCTCGCGGCAGATATCATTGACGGTTATCGAGAGTGAGCTGATCATCAACGGCGAACCTCCCTCCAACAGTCTCTCCCTGAACCGTTTTGCCGAGGTACTCACATCCAGGGGCATCGGCTACGTGAAGTTCATGGAGGGGCTTGACCGGGAAGAGGTTATTGCTCTCATTGCCGGGCTGGCCATCCAGGAAAGCGAAAAAGCCACGCTCGGTCCCAGCGAGCATATCCGGCTCGGTCGCGTGGAACTCCGGGAGGAAAGCGGCAACGAATATTCCGTCGATTCCCCCATCTCCAGTGGTGACGGCGCTCCGCACCCGCGCCGGATGTCCTTGCGGGAGATGCCTGCTGAAGAGTTGGTCCGCTTTACGGAGATCTATGAGGCGCTCAAACGAAAGCAGAAGATGAAGGTTGCCGGTATCTCCGATATCGTTTCCGGCTTTATCGCCGCCTTACAGCAGGAGGGAGAATCCCGACTGGTTGGGGCAACCATGCACAGCGACGAGGAGTATGCCTTCACCCATTCCGCCAATGTCTGTATCCTCAACCTGGCCCAGGCCGCGTCGCTTGGCATTGAAGGGCAGATGCTGCACGACATCGGCATCGCCGCCATGTTGCACGATATCGGCAAGCTCTTCATTCCCGAAGAGATCCTCATCAAAAAGAGCAAACTGACGCCTCGTGAGTTTGACCTTATGAAGGAGCACCCGGTGCGGGGCGCCCGCCACCTTCTGGAGATTCCCGGCGTTCCCCGGCTGGCTGTGGTGACCGCTTACGAGCACCACATGAAATACGATCTTTCCGGCTACCCCCGGGCACCCGAGGGATGGCGCCTCAACCTGTGCAGCCAGATCACCATGATTTCCGACTTCTTCGACGCCATGCGGACACCGCGCCCCTACCGCAAACCAATGGACCTGCGAATCATCGTCAAACGGATACTGGACTCGTCCGGGAGCGATTTCCACCCCTTGCTGGCGCGGAATTTTCTGAACATACTCAAGCGCATGGTTGACGCGCGCCGCTCCCGATAA
- a CDS encoding HEAT repeat domain-containing protein, which yields MNKQPLDIPTGAIDTRLLASLIIELNISRRHFKAYPAGHPVIDASLNKVIALYARLMEAHDEIIIATTKNALLVENASLDEANLVFRDFAGVLFEHGIGALVLRKYLTVEELRSFNLILGLKREEVNDQGGIEKVWEQSRIGAIGIRAIRYDLFSTTEDDVPAGSAKTEPSGAGLWERFARGVLDGSLWAGTGDDSGIGPKQLAQAFNRRYRESSAGEENEYIDVFADLLDHEESDLADGGNRQTPGSQIATFVANLDPGLRSRLLSKTFTTDELSNNTAFEEIIGHMPHHVIEGILDDIDNNNINVPPAIVAILRGFPQQTARGTHGSVTLAQLAGADAQEKLRMMFSEHAAEEQAAEESPPAAKRHPPPPSRQELELLRETMQPGWLESHVGEIILRLAITGDDPTETENLARNLGDMCGYLLQTGDYHQLLGIIEQTTTPPLPPLFRDLLWERFSRRDFLDEILNGLTTWGKSRFDDIRLLVETIGTPFIEPLLDSLAVEESMSLRRFMMDCLLEFGPAAKEPILARLDDQPWYYLRNLLIMLRSLDDPEIIPHIRPLVMNRNAKVRQDALRTLLSYNDPIAERQILRDLENSDKEVRLAAIGMAEKSQSTDVFKKLLAIVTKSGLSPLDVELKSTAIQSLKEIGREEALPELLKILGSMNLIRAKALNRLKLEIVRSLEGYPAKSAVPILEKIARGNDELAQQAEESLRAVRMKSHGQ from the coding sequence ATGAACAAGCAACCCTTGGACATACCGACCGGCGCTATCGATACCAGGCTACTGGCGTCCCTGATCATCGAGCTCAATATTTCGCGCCGTCATTTCAAGGCGTATCCTGCCGGACATCCCGTCATCGATGCCTCCCTGAACAAGGTTATCGCGCTTTATGCAAGGCTTATGGAGGCGCATGACGAAATTATCATTGCCACCACAAAAAATGCCCTGCTGGTGGAAAACGCTTCCCTCGACGAAGCTAATCTCGTTTTTCGCGATTTTGCCGGCGTACTTTTCGAGCACGGCATCGGCGCGCTGGTTCTGCGGAAATATCTGACCGTCGAAGAGCTCAGGAGCTTCAACCTGATCCTGGGACTCAAACGTGAGGAGGTCAACGACCAGGGGGGGATCGAAAAAGTCTGGGAACAGTCACGCATCGGTGCCATTGGGATCCGCGCCATCCGGTATGACCTGTTCAGCACCACCGAAGACGACGTGCCGGCCGGTTCCGCGAAGACGGAACCATCCGGCGCAGGGCTCTGGGAACGTTTTGCCCGGGGGGTGCTGGATGGCTCCCTGTGGGCTGGGACCGGCGACGACTCAGGCATCGGTCCCAAGCAGTTGGCCCAGGCCTTCAACCGCCGTTACCGCGAATCATCCGCCGGTGAAGAGAATGAGTACATTGACGTTTTTGCCGATCTACTTGATCATGAGGAGAGCGACCTGGCAGACGGCGGCAACCGGCAGACTCCCGGCAGCCAGATTGCAACCTTTGTGGCGAACCTGGATCCCGGACTTCGCAGCAGGTTGTTATCCAAGACCTTCACTACCGACGAACTGAGTAATAACACGGCGTTCGAAGAGATCATCGGCCACATGCCGCACCATGTGATCGAGGGCATACTGGATGATATAGACAATAACAACATCAATGTTCCGCCCGCCATCGTGGCGATCTTGCGGGGTTTTCCCCAGCAAACGGCCAGGGGAACGCACGGCTCGGTGACCTTGGCCCAATTGGCCGGTGCGGATGCGCAGGAAAAACTGCGTATGATGTTCAGCGAACATGCCGCGGAGGAACAGGCTGCAGAAGAGAGCCCACCTGCGGCAAAACGCCATCCCCCTCCGCCGTCCCGGCAGGAATTGGAGCTTTTGCGGGAAACCATGCAGCCCGGCTGGCTGGAAAGCCATGTGGGCGAGATAATCCTGCGCCTGGCAATAACCGGGGACGATCCGACGGAAACGGAAAACCTGGCCCGGAACCTGGGGGATATGTGCGGCTACCTGCTCCAGACCGGCGACTACCACCAACTGCTGGGCATCATTGAACAGACGACCACCCCTCCCCTCCCTCCCCTCTTCCGTGATCTCCTTTGGGAGCGGTTCAGCCGCCGCGATTTCCTGGATGAGATTTTGAACGGCCTGACCACCTGGGGCAAGAGCCGCTTTGACGATATCCGTCTGTTGGTCGAGACGATCGGGACCCCGTTCATCGAGCCGCTCCTGGACAGTCTGGCCGTGGAAGAAAGCATGTCTTTGCGCCGCTTCATGATGGATTGCCTCCTTGAATTCGGCCCGGCCGCCAAGGAACCGATCCTGGCGCGCCTTGACGACCAGCCGTGGTATTATCTGCGCAACCTTCTCATCATGCTGCGCTCGCTGGACGACCCTGAGATCATCCCTCACATCAGGCCACTGGTCATGAACAGGAATGCCAAGGTCCGGCAGGATGCCTTGCGCACGCTGCTTTCCTATAACGATCCGATTGCTGAACGCCAGATCCTGCGGGATTTGGAAAACAGCGACAAGGAAGTCCGGCTGGCGGCCATCGGCATGGCCGAGAAGAGCCAATCCACCGATGTCTTCAAAAAGCTTCTGGCAATTGTCACCAAAAGCGGCCTCTCGCCGTTGGATGTGGAGCTGAAAAGTACCGCCATCCAGTCCCTGAAAGAGATCGGGCGGGAGGAGGCGCTGCCCGAACTGCTCAAGATACTGGGTTCCATGAACCTGATCCGCGCCAAGGCGTTGAACCGGCTCAAGCTGGAGATCGTCCGTTCCCTTGAAGGATATCCCGCGAAAAGCGCCGTGCCGATCCTGGAAAAGATTGCCAGGGGCAATGACGAACTGGCGCAACAGGCAGAAGAATCGTTGCGTGCAGTGAGGATGAAGTCACATGGGCAGTGA